Proteins from a genomic interval of Verrucomicrobium sp.:
- a CDS encoding DciA family protein, with protein MKPFRPGPPPAKREELKTYRELGLDRETKSFRARRRLSGGGPRLLIGGEEPARPPLIVTREAYQRTRAEVLRALLLEVRAGLGGASGVGKEEVLDALRPRVERETYDRLARAHHHGPRLDAAFQRLHGRAPTPEERAALPPIAAAPTYADYRGGLLDSLVGSVQRRQAHNPARYQTVWAQLIGPELAQQSQLEKVDQGIAYFRCLNSALSYQLQRRPELPAQLAKALRVPVRLLKVMY; from the coding sequence GTGAAGCCCTTCCGGCCCGGCCCGCCCCCCGCCAAGCGGGAGGAGCTGAAGACCTACCGGGAACTGGGCCTGGACCGGGAGACGAAATCCTTCCGCGCCCGGCGCCGCCTCTCCGGCGGCGGCCCGCGCCTGCTCATCGGCGGGGAGGAACCCGCCCGGCCGCCCCTCATCGTCACCCGGGAGGCCTACCAGCGCACCCGCGCGGAAGTCCTTCGCGCCCTCCTTTTGGAGGTCCGCGCCGGGCTGGGCGGCGCCTCCGGCGTGGGGAAGGAAGAGGTCCTCGACGCCCTGCGCCCCCGCGTGGAGCGGGAAACCTACGACCGCCTGGCCCGCGCCCACCATCACGGGCCGCGCCTGGACGCCGCCTTCCAGCGCCTCCACGGCCGCGCCCCCACGCCGGAGGAGCGCGCCGCCCTGCCCCCCATCGCCGCCGCGCCCACCTACGCGGACTACCGTGGCGGCCTCCTCGACTCCCTCGTCGGCAGCGTGCAGCGCCGCCAGGCGCACAATCCCGCCCGCTACCAAACCGTCTGGGCCCAGCTGATCGGCCCGGAACTGGCCCAGCAAAGCCAGCTGGAAAAGGTCGACCAGGGCATCGCCTACTTCCGCTGCCTGAACAGCGCCCTCTCCTACCAGCTCCAGCGCCGGCCGGAGCTGCCCGCCCAGCTGGCCAAGGCCCTGCGCGTGCCGGTGCGGCTCCTCAAGGTGATGTACTGA
- the crtI gene encoding phytoene desaturase family protein, which produces MSKNVVVAGAGLGGIAAALRLACARHAVQVWEPGAVPGGKLRERREHGYRWDLGPSLLTMPHVLEELFAAAGERLEDHLALERLPGACRYFWRDGTVIDEDERFWARPEVARYLRRAKGIYDLSGEAYLSRPPAQFARALASPRGLPRLRHLPKVAARRTLAELSRKSFRDIHLRQLFDRFATYNGSSPYRTPATFSIIPYVEARFGAWYVRGGMAEIARALARLAEARGVRFCHGVAAARWGRGVLTGSDGRTARPDVLVCNQDVLAAAQTWLDGHFSAREMAALRRPELSSSAFVLTFGLPRRYSQLRHHNLFFSDDYRAEFDDLFIRRRLPEDPSLYVALTARTDPGDAPEGCDNYFVLANAPALPPGSLSPEDAAAYADRILARLESSGLPALRRMAVGLKIQAPEDFAARDGSLHGALYGWASHSLRAALLRPPLWSARRPGLYFVGGTTHPGGGIPLVLRGAGMVAARIAEEKR; this is translated from the coding sequence ATGAGCAAGAACGTCGTCGTGGCCGGAGCGGGCCTGGGCGGGATCGCCGCGGCGCTGCGCCTGGCCTGCGCGCGCCACGCCGTCCAGGTGTGGGAGCCGGGCGCCGTGCCGGGAGGCAAGCTGCGGGAGCGCCGGGAGCACGGCTACCGCTGGGATCTGGGCCCCTCTCTTCTGACGATGCCGCACGTGCTGGAGGAACTGTTCGCCGCCGCCGGGGAGCGGTTGGAGGACCACCTTGCCTTGGAGCGGCTGCCTGGCGCCTGCCGCTATTTCTGGCGGGACGGCACGGTGATCGACGAGGATGAGCGCTTTTGGGCGCGGCCCGAAGTGGCCCGCTACCTGCGCCGCGCCAAAGGGATCTACGACCTTTCCGGCGAGGCGTATTTGAGCCGCCCGCCCGCGCAATTCGCCCGCGCCCTCGCCTCCCCGCGCGGGCTGCCCCGCCTGCGCCATCTGCCGAAGGTGGCGGCCCGGCGGACCCTGGCGGAGCTGTCCCGCAAAAGCTTCCGGGACATCCACCTGCGCCAGCTTTTCGACCGCTTCGCCACCTATAACGGGTCCTCCCCCTACCGGACGCCCGCGACTTTCTCGATCATTCCCTACGTGGAGGCTCGCTTCGGCGCGTGGTATGTCCGGGGCGGCATGGCGGAGATCGCCCGGGCTCTGGCCCGGCTGGCGGAGGCGCGCGGCGTTCGCTTTTGCCACGGCGTGGCGGCGGCGCGGTGGGGGCGCGGCGTCCTGACCGGATCGGACGGGAGGACGGCGCGGCCCGACGTGCTGGTCTGCAACCAGGATGTCCTGGCCGCCGCGCAGACGTGGCTGGACGGCCACTTTTCCGCGCGGGAGATGGCCGCGCTGCGGCGGCCGGAGCTTTCCAGCTCCGCCTTCGTCCTCACCTTCGGCCTGCCCCGGCGCTACTCCCAGCTGCGCCACCACAACCTCTTTTTCTCCGACGACTACCGGGCGGAGTTCGACGACCTCTTCATCCGCCGCCGCCTGCCGGAGGACCCCTCGCTCTACGTCGCCCTCACCGCGCGGACCGACCCGGGCGACGCGCCGGAGGGGTGCGACAATTACTTCGTCCTGGCCAACGCGCCCGCGCTGCCGCCCGGCTCCCTTTCCCCGGAGGATGCGGCGGCCTACGCCGACCGCATCCTGGCGCGGCTCGAGTCGAGCGGCCTGCCCGCCCTGCGCCGGATGGCCGTGGGGCTGAAGATCCAGGCGCCGGAGGACTTCGCCGCGCGGGACGGCAGCCTCCACGGGGCGCTCTACGGCTGGGCCTCCCATTCCCTGCGCGCGGCGCTGCTGCGTCCGCCGCTTTGGAGCGCGCGGCGGCCTGGGCTCTACTTCGTCGGCGGGACGACCCACCCGGGCGGCGGCATCCCGCTGGTCCTGCGCGGGGCGGGAATGGTCGCGGCACGGATCGCGGAGGAAAAGCGATGA
- a CDS encoding carotenoid biosynthesis protein — protein sequence MTRARVERAVFGLYAVWMAVGLALTWRRAAVGPWGDVVLMALAAAVVHLALEARWGAGPARRWLALVLAASAAVEILGVRTGFPFGAYAYTGAFGFRLGPLPAAIPLAWYAVLGGWLAAVAPAPRLSRALLAGGWAAVFDALLEPFAVQVKGYWIWQTPDGQPPAQNFIAWAAVGFLLALAAPRDAGRASRRPAAVLGSMLVLFELARFRYGI from the coding sequence ATGACGAGGGCGCGGGTCGAGCGGGCGGTTTTCGGCCTTTACGCGGTTTGGATGGCGGTCGGCCTGGCGCTGACCTGGCGGCGCGCGGCGGTCGGGCCGTGGGGGGACGTCGTCCTCATGGCGTTGGCGGCGGCGGTCGTCCACCTGGCTTTGGAGGCGCGCTGGGGCGCGGGCCCCGCGCGGCGGTGGCTGGCGCTGGTGCTGGCCGCCAGCGCGGCGGTGGAGATCCTCGGCGTGCGGACGGGGTTTCCCTTTGGCGCTTACGCGTATACCGGCGCGTTCGGGTTCCGGCTGGGGCCGCTGCCGGCGGCCATTCCTCTGGCCTGGTATGCGGTGCTCGGCGGCTGGCTGGCGGCGGTCGCGCCCGCGCCCCGGCTTTCCCGCGCGCTCCTGGCGGGCGGCTGGGCGGCGGTTTTCGACGCGCTCCTGGAGCCGTTCGCCGTCCAGGTGAAAGGCTACTGGATTTGGCAAACGCCGGACGGCCAGCCGCCGGCGCAAAACTTCATCGCCTGGGCCGCCGTCGGCTTTCTCCTGGCCCTGGCCGCGCCGCGCGACGCGGGCCGCGCCTCCCGGCGTCCCGCCGCGGTGCTGGGGTCGATGCTTGTCCTCTTCGAGCTGGCCCGCTTTCGCTACGGGATTTGA
- a CDS encoding ankyrin repeat domain-containing protein, whose amino-acid sequence MAAAGKEFLPATQQVREWLDDAVRREDASTQFARFTHCRIPLACFLVPDKDGMTPLHAAAACHNLDKVAAKVREAGDRVTLDALLRPNGRGETALHVAAAGRDSLEQAVEVLEAAGETLRKEHLLVEDDNGVTPLQAASREGRLNFLLAVVRRSGERFGAGDWLARNRSGWSSLDAAGTRGILFQVFDPRDWRGRMGEMLELWGHVPEGARSQVDFERVSHEVALAGRRAPRVEPESFKAAARPEVGPPPGKAPETELRR is encoded by the coding sequence ATGGCCGCCGCTGGTAAGGAATTTCTTCCCGCGACGCAGCAGGTGCGGGAGTGGCTGGACGACGCGGTGCGCCGGGAGGACGCCTCGACCCAGTTCGCCCGGTTCACCCACTGCCGGATCCCGCTGGCCTGTTTCCTGGTCCCGGACAAGGACGGGATGACGCCGCTGCACGCGGCCGCCGCCTGCCATAATTTGGACAAGGTTGCCGCCAAGGTGCGGGAGGCGGGGGACCGGGTGACGCTCGACGCCCTCTTGCGGCCCAATGGGCGCGGGGAGACGGCCCTCCACGTGGCCGCCGCCGGCCGCGACAGCCTGGAGCAGGCGGTCGAGGTTCTTGAGGCGGCGGGGGAGACGCTCCGGAAGGAGCATCTCCTCGTCGAGGACGACAATGGAGTCACGCCGCTGCAGGCGGCCTCCCGGGAAGGGCGTTTGAACTTCCTGCTCGCCGTCGTGCGCCGGTCCGGAGAGCGGTTCGGCGCCGGGGATTGGCTGGCCAGGAATCGATCGGGCTGGTCTTCCCTGGACGCGGCGGGAACCCGCGGAATTCTGTTCCAGGTCTTCGATCCGCGGGATTGGCGCGGGCGGATGGGGGAGATGCTGGAGCTGTGGGGCCACGTCCCGGAGGGGGCCCGGAGCCAGGTCGATTTCGAGCGCGTCTCCCATGAGGTGGCGCTGGCCGGACGCCGCGCGCCCCGCGTGGAGCCGGAAAGTTTCAAGGCCGCCGCGCGGCCGGAAGTCGGCCCGCCGCCGGGGAAGGCCCCGGAGACGGAGCTCCGCCGCTAA
- a CDS encoding glycosyltransferase codes for MSHLWRLGKRTARLRGLRALAARVPVAVLSGHRRESFAGEAELRAALPPGAALAFHDTTEIPAAAWPGLFRSGAFHVQWTDPQSIESGAPWRMFETAAAGTPLLSDARPGYPALFAPEKEIFYAPDEAALAERAAALLGGPPELLRETGAAARRAFLERHTWEARWRQIERQIP; via the coding sequence GTGAGCCACCTGTGGCGCCTGGGCAAGCGGACCGCCCGCCTGCGCGGCCTGCGCGCCCTGGCCGCGCGGGTCCCCGTCGCCGTCCTTTCCGGCCACCGGCGGGAATCCTTCGCCGGGGAGGCGGAGCTGCGCGCCGCGCTCCCGCCAGGGGCGGCCCTCGCCTTCCACGACACGACGGAGATCCCCGCCGCCGCCTGGCCCGGCCTCTTCCGCAGCGGCGCCTTCCACGTCCAATGGACCGACCCGCAGAGCATCGAGTCGGGCGCGCCCTGGCGGATGTTCGAGACCGCCGCCGCGGGCACGCCCCTCCTCTCCGACGCGCGGCCCGGCTACCCGGCGCTCTTCGCCCCGGAGAAAGAAATATTCTACGCGCCGGACGAGGCGGCCCTGGCGGAACGCGCCGCCGCGCTCCTCGGCGGGCCGCCGGAGCTCCTGCGGGAAACCGGCGCCGCCGCCCGGCGCGCCTTTTTGGAACGCCACACCTGGGAAGCCCGCTGGCGGCAGATCGAGCGTCAAATCCCGTAG
- a CDS encoding Fe-S metabolism protein SufE yields the protein MSALPPKLEEIVDLFASLPEEEKRENLILYSDSAKGCAPKEGESFDLEDIRKDEECADTVGIFLRVDPATEAATVRVTLGPQVQTLTKAMTTILCRGLAGTTPRHILEVPSDFVPRIVGGELIRARSQTTYYVLSRIKGICKVYLDRKRAAEAAA from the coding sequence GTGAGCGCGCTCCCTCCCAAGCTCGAGGAAATCGTCGATCTCTTTGCCTCCCTCCCGGAGGAGGAGAAGCGGGAAAACCTCATCCTCTACAGCGACTCGGCCAAGGGCTGCGCGCCGAAGGAAGGGGAATCCTTCGACCTGGAAGACATCCGCAAGGACGAGGAATGCGCCGACACCGTCGGCATCTTCCTGCGCGTCGATCCCGCCACGGAGGCCGCCACCGTCCGCGTCACCCTGGGGCCCCAGGTGCAGACCCTGACCAAGGCGATGACCACCATCCTCTGCCGCGGCCTGGCCGGGACCACCCCGCGCCACATCCTGGAGGTGCCCAGCGACTTCGTCCCCCGCATCGTCGGCGGGGAACTCATCCGCGCCCGCAGCCAGACCACCTACTACGTCCTCTCCCGCATCAAGGGGATCTGCAAGGTCTACCTCGACCGCAAGCGCGCCGCCGAGGCCGCGGCGTGA
- a CDS encoding CAP domain-containing protein: MKARLPLFLLALLCLAPALRADDLDAFRADALKQINAFRQEQGKGAVKLDPTLNGTALDWAKHLTGVGQMVHRDRSSLRALLHENAWTSINENLFQSRPASAASTVVTAWKNSPVHRANLLQDNIDRIGLGTAVSGEGWFYAVFNGAGVAAKRGFSLGDKLGLGGEYTGP; the protein is encoded by the coding sequence ATGAAAGCCCGCCTCCCCCTCTTCCTCCTCGCCCTGCTCTGCCTGGCCCCCGCGCTGCGGGCCGACGACCTCGACGCCTTCCGCGCCGACGCGCTGAAACAAATCAACGCCTTCCGCCAGGAACAGGGCAAGGGCGCGGTGAAACTCGACCCCACCCTCAACGGCACCGCCCTCGACTGGGCCAAGCATTTGACCGGCGTCGGCCAGATGGTCCACCGCGACCGGAGCAGCCTGCGCGCGCTGCTGCACGAGAACGCCTGGACCTCGATCAACGAGAACCTCTTCCAATCCCGGCCCGCCTCCGCGGCCTCCACCGTCGTCACGGCATGGAAGAACAGCCCCGTCCACCGGGCGAATTTGCTGCAGGACAACATCGACCGCATCGGCCTGGGCACCGCCGTTTCCGGCGAGGGGTGGTTCTACGCCGTCTTCAACGGCGCGGGCGTGGCGGCCAAGCGGGGCTTCAGCCTGGGCGACAAGCTCGGCCTGGGCGGCGAATACACCGGGCCTTAA
- a CDS encoding ankyrin repeat domain-containing protein, with amino-acid sequence MGDSDPKPLMRASWESRGWLIDAMRQGTFPAVAALYRIPLACFLEGGQGNATPLHTAAFTGYLPQVAACVGEVGESLSLADLSRPTLGGWTPLHEAAHGGRFRDVIRVLREAGEEPGLDALLVPDGFSARTPLHVAAQRRQIAALAAAVREAGWELRPRHWLAANRDGKTALDEAALHGNLDQVFEPSLWTRRVGEMGKLWSYVREESRGGVDFERLSHEAALASRAPRVPAAAFRGAARPELSGPGRAEKGGPLREN; translated from the coding sequence ATGGGCGATTCCGATCCCAAGCCGCTGATGCGGGCCTCCTGGGAATCCAGGGGCTGGCTGATCGACGCGATGCGCCAGGGCACCTTCCCCGCCGTGGCCGCGCTCTACCGGATTCCCCTGGCCTGCTTCCTGGAGGGCGGCCAGGGCAACGCCACGCCGCTCCACACGGCGGCGTTCACCGGCTACCTGCCGCAGGTCGCGGCCTGCGTCGGCGAGGTGGGGGAGAGCCTTTCCCTGGCCGATTTGTCCCGCCCCACGCTGGGCGGTTGGACGCCGCTGCACGAGGCCGCCCACGGCGGCCGCTTCCGGGACGTGATCCGCGTCTTGCGGGAGGCGGGGGAAGAGCCCGGCCTCGACGCGCTTTTGGTGCCGGACGGTTTTTCCGCCCGCACGCCCCTGCACGTGGCGGCGCAGCGCCGCCAGATCGCCGCGCTGGCCGCGGCGGTGCGGGAGGCCGGATGGGAGCTGCGGCCCCGGCACTGGCTGGCCGCCAACCGGGACGGGAAGACGGCCCTCGACGAGGCCGCCCTCCACGGAAATTTGGACCAGGTGTTCGAGCCCTCCCTCTGGACGCGCCGCGTGGGGGAGATGGGGAAACTCTGGAGCTACGTGCGGGAGGAGAGCCGGGGCGGGGTCGATTTTGAGCGCCTCTCCCACGAGGCGGCGCTGGCCAGCCGCGCGCCGCGCGTGCCCGCGGCGGCCTTCCGCGGCGCGGCCCGGCCGGAGCTGTCCGGGCCGGGGCGGGCGGAAAAGGGCGGGCCGCTCCGGGAAAATTAA
- a CDS encoding CehA/McbA family metallohydrolase, with the protein MKLNIDLHVHSKFSADGIAEPEEMVAAAKKRGLHGFAITDHNTCACVDYFESRGLLRADGLPVDGFLIVPGQEITTAEGHLLALGVRMPDLKGIPAREAVDLVHQAGGLAVPAHPYDYFRAGIREAVLDTLPVDAIETFNAATTFRRCNNQAHAYAVRRGLPMIAASDAHHCDPIGIAHTILDADEFSVAGVLRAIQGNSTLEKRYISPRDAFKKTFNNVFRLRRGGLKSRA; encoded by the coding sequence ATGAAGCTGAACATCGACCTGCACGTCCACTCGAAGTTCTCCGCCGACGGCATCGCCGAGCCGGAAGAGATGGTGGCCGCCGCGAAGAAGCGCGGCCTGCACGGATTTGCGATCACCGACCACAACACCTGCGCCTGCGTCGACTACTTTGAGAGCCGCGGCCTCCTGCGCGCCGACGGCCTGCCCGTCGACGGATTCCTCATTGTCCCCGGCCAGGAAATCACCACCGCGGAGGGGCACCTCCTGGCCCTGGGCGTCCGCATGCCCGACCTGAAGGGGATCCCCGCCCGCGAGGCGGTCGACCTGGTCCACCAGGCGGGCGGCCTGGCCGTCCCCGCCCATCCCTACGACTACTTCCGCGCCGGCATCCGGGAGGCGGTCCTCGACACCCTGCCCGTCGACGCCATCGAAACCTTCAACGCCGCCACCACCTTCCGCCGCTGCAACAACCAGGCCCACGCCTACGCCGTCCGGCGCGGGCTGCCGATGATCGCCGCCAGCGACGCGCACCACTGCGACCCCATCGGCATCGCCCACACCATCCTGGACGCCGACGAATTCTCCGTCGCCGGCGTGCTCCGGGCCATCCAGGGCAACTCAACCCTGGAAAAGCGCTACATTTCCCCCCGTGACGCCTTCAAGAAGACCTTCAACAACGTCTTCCGCCTCCGCCGCGGCGGCTTGAAGAGCCGCGCCTAG
- a CDS encoding sulfurtransferase: MSRPYAHPETLVETAWLAEHLNDPGLRIVESNEDVLLYDTGHIEGAAHIDWRADLQDPVQRDYISPEAFAALCSKHGITPETTVVFYGDKSNWWACYAFWAFHLYGHTKTKILNGGRDKWVKEGRPLTRQKPSHPAAPYPVPAQRRDAEIRAFYEDTLAHSQAKKPLIDVRSPAEFKGDVTHMPEYPQEGVLRGGHIPGAKSVPWKTAANDDGTFKSADELAKIYEEGCGLAKGGDTVVYCRIGERSSHTWFVLHYLLGHEKVRNYDGSWTEWGNRVRAPIERS; encoded by the coding sequence ATGAGCCGCCCCTACGCCCATCCCGAAACGCTCGTCGAAACCGCCTGGCTGGCCGAGCACCTGAACGATCCCGGCCTCCGCATCGTGGAGAGCAACGAGGACGTCCTCCTCTACGACACGGGCCACATCGAGGGCGCCGCCCACATCGACTGGCGCGCCGACCTCCAGGACCCCGTCCAGCGCGACTACATCTCCCCCGAGGCCTTCGCCGCCCTCTGTTCCAAGCACGGCATCACGCCGGAGACGACCGTCGTCTTCTACGGCGACAAGTCCAACTGGTGGGCCTGCTACGCCTTCTGGGCCTTCCACCTCTACGGCCACACGAAGACCAAGATCCTCAACGGCGGCCGGGACAAATGGGTGAAGGAGGGCCGCCCCCTCACCCGCCAGAAGCCGTCCCACCCCGCCGCGCCGTATCCCGTCCCCGCCCAGCGGCGCGACGCGGAGATCCGCGCCTTTTACGAGGACACCCTGGCCCACAGCCAGGCGAAGAAGCCCCTCATCGACGTCCGTTCCCCCGCCGAGTTCAAGGGAGACGTCACCCACATGCCCGAGTATCCCCAGGAGGGCGTCCTGCGCGGCGGCCACATCCCGGGCGCCAAGAGCGTCCCCTGGAAGACGGCGGCCAACGACGACGGCACCTTCAAGAGCGCCGACGAGCTGGCCAAGATCTACGAGGAAGGCTGCGGCCTGGCCAAGGGGGGCGACACCGTCGTCTACTGCCGCATCGGCGAGCGGTCCAGCCACACCTGGTTCGTCCTCCACTACTTGCTGGGCCACGAAAAGGTCCGCAACTACGACGGCTCCTGGACGGAGTGGGGCAACCGCGTCCGCGCCCCCATCGAGCGTTCGTAA
- a CDS encoding ankyrin repeat domain-containing protein, whose translation MGSSAAKPRLETGGAWLISLINKGEAFAWAERYGFPRAVVLEPDERGCTPLHVAATQHCLPVVAAAVREAGDMLTTQDFLTPNRRGWTPLHNAAAAEGMWEVAAILREAGETLLVRHLLTPDLDGDTPLHAAAHAKGLASLHVAVRKAGQRLGVQDWLAENEEGISPMEAAAFAENLREVFWPEEWQGRLAEMAELWRHVPEKYREQVDFEKAAHEAALLSRPRLEAASFRGAARPSIPLPEKEGHGRRW comes from the coding sequence ATGGGGTCCTCTGCCGCCAAACCGCGCCTGGAAACGGGCGGAGCGTGGCTGATTTCCCTGATTAACAAGGGGGAAGCCTTTGCCTGGGCGGAGCGGTACGGTTTTCCCAGGGCTGTCGTCCTCGAGCCGGACGAGCGGGGGTGCACGCCGCTCCACGTTGCGGCCACCCAGCACTGCCTCCCCGTTGTCGCCGCGGCGGTCCGGGAGGCCGGGGACATGCTGACGACCCAGGACTTTCTGACGCCGAACCGCCGGGGGTGGACGCCCCTGCACAATGCCGCCGCCGCCGAGGGGATGTGGGAGGTGGCGGCCATCTTGCGGGAAGCGGGGGAAACCCTTCTGGTCCGGCACCTCCTGACGCCCGACCTGGACGGGGACACGCCCCTCCACGCGGCCGCTCACGCGAAGGGCCTGGCCTCTCTCCACGTCGCGGTGCGGAAGGCGGGGCAGCGGCTGGGGGTGCAGGATTGGCTGGCCGAAAACGAGGAGGGGATTTCCCCCATGGAAGCGGCGGCCTTCGCCGAAAATTTGCGCGAGGTTTTTTGGCCGGAGGAATGGCAAGGGCGGCTGGCGGAGATGGCGGAGCTGTGGCGCCACGTCCCGGAGAAATACCGGGAGCAGGTCGATTTCGAAAAGGCCGCCCATGAGGCGGCGCTTCTGAGCCGCCCGCGCTTGGAGGCGGCATCGTTCCGCGGCGCGGCGCGGCCGTCCATCCCGCTTCCGGAAAAGGAGGGCCATGGCCGCCGCTGGTAA
- a CDS encoding ubiquinone/menaquinone biosynthesis methyltransferase: MKSESGTPVAREVQGMFGRVAPRYDFLNALLSGGLDRGWRRALVRQVAAQRPEGLLDLATGSGEVLAALRRGRAFTGLGVGADFCAPMLDQARRKGVGPLAQADGLRLPFADGSFQAVTIAFGLRNLEDRPRALREIARVLAPGGVLYVLEFSHPWAALAPAYFFYLRRILPGLAARVGAPREAYEYLGDSIAAFPGQRALAALLRESGYAAVSWRNLAGGIVALHAARKG, encoded by the coding sequence ATGAAAAGCGAATCCGGCACACCCGTCGCGCGGGAGGTCCAGGGCATGTTCGGGCGCGTCGCGCCCCGCTACGACTTTCTCAACGCCCTCCTTTCCGGCGGCCTGGACCGGGGCTGGCGGCGCGCCTTGGTCCGCCAGGTGGCGGCCCAGAGGCCGGAGGGGCTCCTGGACCTGGCGACCGGCAGCGGGGAGGTCCTGGCCGCCCTGCGGCGGGGAAGGGCGTTCACCGGACTGGGGGTGGGGGCCGATTTTTGCGCGCCGATGCTCGACCAGGCGCGCCGCAAGGGCGTCGGCCCCCTGGCGCAGGCGGACGGGCTTCGCCTCCCCTTTGCCGACGGGTCTTTTCAGGCCGTGACGATCGCCTTCGGCCTGCGGAATCTGGAGGACCGGCCCCGGGCGCTGCGGGAGATTGCCCGCGTGCTGGCGCCGGGCGGCGTGCTTTACGTGCTGGAATTTTCCCACCCGTGGGCGGCGCTGGCCCCGGCCTATTTCTTTTACCTGCGCCGGATTCTGCCCGGCCTGGCCGCGCGCGTGGGAGCGCCGCGGGAGGCGTATGAATACCTGGGGGACTCGATCGCGGCCTTCCCGGGGCAGCGGGCCCTGGCCGCCCTCCTGCGGGAAAGCGGCTACGCCGCGGTCAGTTGGCGGAATCTGGCAGGGGGGATTGTGGCCCTCCACGCGGCGCGGAAGGGGTAA